The Ignavibacteriales bacterium sequence AACGCCTATTTTTTTACAGGCGATACTGCTTGGTATCTGTACCAATGGAACGACACTAATGAATTTGATTATGATATTTCAAATCGAACTTGGGCAAAAGTTTTTATCGATCACAATCAAGAAAATTACGGAAAGATAAGCGACATTAAATTTGCTGATCCGGTTAAACAAAATTTGATTCTAGCAAAGGGCAGCCCGGGAATAGATGCCGGTAAAATTATGTCTTTCCCGGAATTTGATTGGAAGCAGAGTTTTGAAGGCAAGGCCCCCGATATCGGTGCATATGAAAATAATAAATTGGTAGAGGGTCCTCCGTTCAGGTTTATGATTCCTCCGGATGGAAGTATCGAATACAAGGAAAAACCAAGAATTGTTAGAAATTATATTGACGGTAATAAAGTTATCATCTACTTCTCAGGTCAGATTGATCCTTCATCTGTGAAGATCACAGATGTTGCACTGTACAAAAGAGATGAAAAGTTAAAGGTCGAGTCGGTCTCATTCCCGAATAATAAATATGAAATGATAGTGGGAGTTCAAACAATTCCTGTTAAAGGTGATTTATCTCTTTCTTTTCATTCGATGCCTTTAGGTATTAACGGAGAACAAGCGACTTATTGGGCATCTACTATTAAAATTCATAAAAGTGTTTCACAATAAAAGTTTTTTAAATTAATTAACAAATCATTTCATAAAAAATTATTGCGTTGAAATAGTATGAAAACTACCAAGAAAAAATTATTGATCTTTCTTTCTTCTATCGCTCCGGGAATGTTATTGGTTGGATACAATATCGGTACAGGAAGTGTAACAACAATGGCTCAAGCAGGTGCTTCATATAATATGATGCTTACATGGACTGTTCTTGCAGCGTGTGTTTTTACATATTTTCTCCTGATGGCTTTTGGAAAATTTACAGTTGTGACCGGAGAAACAGCTTTATTCAGCTATAAAAAATATTTCGGCAAACCTGTTGCTTTGCTTGTACTCTTCGTGTTGGTCTTTACCGAAATGGTCTCAAGTATCGGCGTAATGGCGATTGTTACGGAGGTAGTAAAAGAGTGGTCGAAACCTTTAACTACTTCCGGAGAAGGAATAAGTACAATTTTTCTTGCAGTTTTTTTCGCTGTAATTATGGTATATACATTGATCAAAGGGAAATACAGTTTTGTTGAGAAGATATTAACGGTGTTTGTCGCTTTGATGGGTTTATCATTCATATTAACAATGTTTATGGTTATTCCCGATGCGGGAATTGTTATAAGGGGTTTGATACCAAATATCCCGAATGAAGTTGGCGCATCTTTGATTGTTACTGGAATGCTTGGTACCACAATGGGAGGGGTCTTATATGTGGTTAGGTCTATTACCATAAAACAGGCAAAATGGAAACTGAGCGATATTAAAATTGAAAGAAGAGACGCAATAATCTCATCATCGTTGATGTTTCTTCTAAGCATTGCAGTGATGGCGTGTGCTGCGGGAACCTTATTCCCAAAAGGATTGCATATTGAAAACGCAATCGATATGATCCGTCTTCTTGAACCGCTTGCCGGAAGATTTGCCATTTCGTTGTTCGTTGTGGGAATTGTCTCCGCAGGTTTATCATCTCTTTATCCTCATTATATGCTGGTTCCTCTGCTGCTTTCGGATTATCTTGGAGAAGAATTGGATTTCGGGAAAACCAGAAATAAAGCGATAATAATTTTTTACGCTTCGCTTGGTCTCATTGTACCGATTTTTGGCGGCAAGCCGGTTTTGGTTATGATAGCATCCCAGGCATTTACACTTCTAGTTACACCGCTTGTTATTATACTTACGCTGATTTTGCTGAATAGAAAATCGTTAATGGGCGAACATAAAATCGGCTTAGGTATGAATTTGATATTGTCGCTAATAGCTGTTTTCACAATCATCATGTCAGTCATAAGTGCGGTAGCTCTGTTTGGTTTATTCTAAATTGAGGAATTGAATTGTACAATAAAAAAATTATATGTTGTTATCTCTATCCGATAACTAAATATGGTTATCCTCCTCCTGCAGAAAATACAAATAAATATCTGGAAGAAATGCATGCTCTCGGTTTTACTTCAGTTGAAATTGAAGGAATACGTGAACCTCATCTATTACAAGTATATGAACAAAGAGATGAAATAAAAAAGAAACTTGATAAACTGAAATTAAATGTTCCTTATTTCTGCGCGGTACTCCCCGAATTATCCTCGATGGATGAAAATATCCGCAATCATAATATTGAGTTGTTTGAGAAGGGGTGTGAAATCGCTTCTTTATTCAACGCGAAAGGCATACTTGATAATGCACCTATTCCACCGTATGAATTTCCGAAGGGTATTCCGATTTTACGGCATTATAGCAATGAGGTGTTAAATGCCGCCTCTTACCCGGCTGATTTTTCATGGCAGAAATTTTGGGATGGACTGATACCTACTTTTAAAACACTCTGCGATATTGCCGATAAGTATAATTTAACTTACCAGCTTCATCCCGCAACAGGAGTTATCACTGATTCGGCGGAAACTTTTTTGGATTTCTACAATGCAGTTAATAAAGAGAATCTCAAATTCAATCTTGATACAGCCAATCTATTTGCTCATTCGGAAGATCCTACCACTTCACTCAAAAGAATAAAAGATCATGTGAGTTACATCCATCTATCTGATAATCGCGGATCAAAAGTAGAGCATCTAGCTGTCGGTAAAGGGAAAATCAACTGGAAGGAATTCTTAAAAACTTTGCATGAAATTGAATATGATGGCGATATTGGAATTGATATTGGCGGGGAAGAATCCATTGTTGATAATCTTGATGATGCATACAAAAATGCTGCAGAATTTCTAGAATCAAATTGGCTTAAAACAAAAGCCCCATCAAAATGAAAAAAAATATAAACATTTGTATAGTTGCTTTAATCTTCAGTTTGCCAATCTTGGCACAAGAAGAAATATTGACTGTTATTCCTCAACCTCAAGAATTCAAATTCACCGAAGAAAAATTTTTGCTTGATAACCCGTCTCCAATGATAAAATTGTTTTGCAAGAATTATGAACCGGTTAATATTGCCATCGAAGAATTGCAAGATGTTTTTAAAAAACATGTGAGCACTTCAAGTTCTCTCAAATCCGAAACTTCAGAAACCATACAAATCGGCATCCCATCGGAAGATAAAAATTTCAAATCGATTTGTAAGAGCCACAATTTATTTCCGGAAGAAATACTCGGTGAAGAAGGTTATAAATTATTGATAACCGCTAAAACCATAATCATTGCTGCTAACAATCAAAAAGGATTGTTCTATGGAATCCAGACTATAAAGCAAATGATTAGGGGAACAAGGAATTCATTTCTAAGAGGAGTGAGAATTAAGGATTGGTCTTCACTCAAATACCGAGTCGTAATGGATGATATCAGCCGCGGACCGATCCCGACTGTTGAGTTTATGAAATACCAGATACGAAGACTTGCCGAAATGAAAATAAACTTTTTTACTCCTTACATTGAACACGTTGTTAAGACAAAAAGTCATCCAGAATTTGCACCTGTTGACGGTTCACTTACGATTGCGCAATGGAAAGAAATTTCAGATTATGCTTTTAAGTATAACATAATGATGATTGGTAACTTCCAATCGTTCGGTCATTTTAACAATATATTGAGCACACCGGAGTATGCACATCTTGGAGAAAGCGGAACAATGATTTCGCCTCTTCTTCCTGCAAGTTATAAATTTTTAAAAGATATTTATTCAGAAATGGTTCCGGTATTTTTCGCTCCGTTTTTTAGTATAAATTGCGATGAAACATTTGACCTTGGAAAAGGCGCTTCTAAAAAAATGGTTGACAGTCTCGGTTATGCGGAAGTTTATTATCAGCACATTATTAAACTTTACAACATTGTTAAGAATCTTGGTAAACAAGTAATTATTTGGGGCGATGTACTCCTGGAATATCCGGATCTATTCAAGAAACTTCCGAAGGATATCATCATAGGAACTTGGACATACGATGATCTCGATTCGTATGCAAAATTTATAGACCCGATCAAAGAAGCTGGTTTTAAATTTTTTGTTACACCCGGCG is a genomic window containing:
- a CDS encoding sugar phosphate isomerase/epimerase; this translates as MYNKKIICCYLYPITKYGYPPPAENTNKYLEEMHALGFTSVEIEGIREPHLLQVYEQRDEIKKKLDKLKLNVPYFCAVLPELSSMDENIRNHNIELFEKGCEIASLFNAKGILDNAPIPPYEFPKGIPILRHYSNEVLNAASYPADFSWQKFWDGLIPTFKTLCDIADKYNLTYQLHPATGVITDSAETFLDFYNAVNKENLKFNLDTANLFAHSEDPTTSLKRIKDHVSYIHLSDNRGSKVEHLAVGKGKINWKEFLKTLHEIEYDGDIGIDIGGEESIVDNLDDAYKNAAEFLESNWLKTKAPSK
- a CDS encoding Nramp family divalent metal transporter, with amino-acid sequence MKTTKKKLLIFLSSIAPGMLLVGYNIGTGSVTTMAQAGASYNMMLTWTVLAACVFTYFLLMAFGKFTVVTGETALFSYKKYFGKPVALLVLFVLVFTEMVSSIGVMAIVTEVVKEWSKPLTTSGEGISTIFLAVFFAVIMVYTLIKGKYSFVEKILTVFVALMGLSFILTMFMVIPDAGIVIRGLIPNIPNEVGASLIVTGMLGTTMGGVLYVVRSITIKQAKWKLSDIKIERRDAIISSSLMFLLSIAVMACAAGTLFPKGLHIENAIDMIRLLEPLAGRFAISLFVVGIVSAGLSSLYPHYMLVPLLLSDYLGEELDFGKTRNKAIIIFYASLGLIVPIFGGKPVLVMIASQAFTLLVTPLVIILTLILLNRKSLMGEHKIGLGMNLILSLIAVFTIIMSVISAVALFGLF